One genomic window of Streptomyces sp. NBC_01498 includes the following:
- a CDS encoding DJ-1/PfpI family protein encodes MSHEATPEPARPLQVAMLLFNGHTALDFIGPHTAFAGAGMNCHLVAETLEPVLTDSGIAIAPTTTFDDCPSQLDVLFVPGGFVEGPMLDNKTIAFLADRGARASYITSVCTGSIVLAAAGLLDGYRAATHWSTRAQLAQLGVEVSTERVCVDRNRFSGGGVTAGIDFGLTLVAHLLGEQAAKFSQLAMEYDPKPPFDAGSPEGAGPEAVALFNQFIAEADKNLTRAASDALGQRMHPHTRPSGPHAEVPAK; translated from the coding sequence ATGAGCCACGAAGCAACTCCAGAACCTGCGCGGCCACTCCAAGTCGCCATGCTTCTCTTCAACGGTCACACCGCACTCGATTTCATCGGTCCGCACACGGCCTTCGCAGGCGCGGGCATGAATTGCCACCTGGTCGCCGAAACCCTCGAACCGGTTCTCACCGACAGCGGGATCGCCATCGCACCGACCACGACATTCGACGACTGTCCCTCCCAGCTGGACGTCCTGTTCGTGCCCGGAGGGTTTGTCGAGGGCCCGATGCTCGACAACAAGACCATCGCATTCCTCGCTGACCGCGGTGCGAGGGCCTCGTACATCACCTCGGTCTGCACCGGATCAATCGTCCTCGCCGCCGCGGGGCTGCTCGACGGCTATCGTGCGGCGACTCACTGGTCCACACGCGCCCAGCTGGCACAGCTGGGCGTCGAGGTATCGACGGAACGCGTCTGCGTCGATCGGAACAGGTTCTCCGGGGGTGGTGTGACCGCCGGCATCGATTTCGGCCTCACACTTGTCGCCCACCTTCTCGGCGAACAGGCGGCGAAGTTCTCCCAGCTCGCTATGGAATACGACCCGAAGCCGCCGTTCGACGCCGGTTCCCCGGAAGGTGCCGGGCCTGAAGCGGTCGCCCTGTTCAATCAGTTCATCGCAGAGGCGGACAAGAACCTCACAAGGGCCGCATCCGACGCACTCGGACAGCGAATGCACCCACACACGCGTCCCAGCGGTCCCCATGCCGAAGTGCCAGCGAAGTAG
- a CDS encoding helix-turn-helix domain-containing protein yields the protein MVSPARPDTAVRNVAVLALNGVVTFDLGVPLLVFGALPDRYRITVCAPEPGPVPTFDGFSLGAERGLEELDRCHTLVVPGYDLDRPLPTAALLALRRAHTAGVRMVSICSGVFALAEAGLLNGLTVTTHWRAADHLARGYPDVTVAPDVLYFDHGQILTSAGASAGIDLCLHIVRRDHGAATANAAARLAVAAPHRVGGQSQYIKRSIPHTSGQSLTRTRDWALRHLSEELPVRRLAKHAGLSERTFARRFVEEAGVSPTQWLLTARIDLAKHLLESCDHSIDEVARRAGLGTAANLRARFRKATATSPTAYRKTFGR from the coding sequence ATGGTATCTCCCGCGCGCCCCGACACGGCGGTCAGAAACGTCGCTGTCCTGGCCTTGAACGGCGTCGTGACCTTCGACCTCGGCGTCCCGCTCCTGGTCTTCGGTGCCCTGCCCGACCGGTACCGCATCACCGTGTGCGCGCCCGAACCGGGACCAGTGCCCACGTTCGACGGCTTTTCCCTCGGCGCGGAACGCGGACTCGAGGAGCTGGACCGCTGCCACACCCTGGTCGTGCCCGGGTACGACCTGGACAGGCCGCTTCCGACTGCTGCTCTCCTGGCGCTGCGCAGGGCCCACACCGCCGGCGTCAGGATGGTGTCCATCTGTTCGGGAGTTTTCGCCCTGGCCGAGGCCGGCCTGCTCAACGGGCTCACCGTCACTACGCACTGGCGCGCAGCGGATCACCTGGCCAGGGGATATCCGGACGTGACGGTGGCCCCTGACGTGCTCTACTTCGACCACGGCCAGATCCTGACCTCGGCCGGCGCGTCCGCGGGAATCGACCTCTGCCTTCACATCGTCCGCCGTGACCACGGTGCGGCCACCGCGAACGCCGCGGCCAGACTTGCGGTGGCCGCACCGCACCGGGTCGGGGGCCAGAGCCAGTACATCAAGCGATCCATACCTCACACGTCCGGTCAGTCGCTCACCCGGACCCGGGATTGGGCACTGCGTCATCTCAGCGAGGAACTGCCCGTCCGCCGGCTGGCCAAGCATGCGGGCCTTTCTGAGCGCACGTTCGCGCGCCGCTTCGTAGAAGAGGCGGGAGTCTCACCGACACAGTGGCTGCTGACCGCCCGGATCGATCTCGCCAAACATCTTCTCGAATCCTGCGATCACAGCATCGACGAAGTGGCCCGGCGTGCCGGGCTAGGCACCGCCGCCAATCTCCGTGCCCGCTTCCGTAAAGCCACTGCCACCAGTCCGACCGCTTATCGGAAGACCTTCGGCCGGTAA